The Bryobacteraceae bacterium genomic sequence CGCGGCGGCGAAATAGCGGCGGATCAGCAGCGGAAAAACGCCCTGCACGGCGGCGCCGAGCGCGCACCCGGCCAGGGACCCGGCGAGCGCGGTGGCAAGCGTCTGGAGCAGGTAGATGCGGAGAACATCGCTGGAGCGGGCGCCGAGGCACTTCAGAATCGCGATCGTGTCGAGGCGCTGCTCGATATGGGCGCGCATGGTGGCGGCGACGCCGAGCGCTCCGATAATCAACGCAATCAGACCGGTGAGGCTGAGGAAGCGCTCCGCACGGTCGAGTCCCCGGGTGATCAGCGGGTGCGACTCGCGATAATCGGCGACAAGCGCGTTGGGAAAAGCGTCCTTGAGCTTCGCGCGGGCCTCGTCCACAGGCGCACTGGCCGGGTCGAGACGGAAGAGGTGGCGTTGGGCGGCGCGGCTGCCTTCGCGGATCAGGCCGGCCCGGTCGAGGCCGGCCTGTGTCATGAGGACCCGAAGGCCGACGTTCAGAGAACCGGTCATCCGGTCCGGCTCATTGCGCGTGATAGCGGCGATCGTGAAGACAGCGCCCCCGATACGGACGCGCGAACCGGGCTTGACGGATATGCGGACCATCACGTCTTCGGCGATGGCGATCGTGGAGTCACTTAGGGTGGCGGGCGGGTCGAGTTCCAGTTTCCCGTAGAAAGGGTAGACGGCGGGGTCGACGGCCTTGAGCGAGATGAGCGCCGGCGCGGCGGCGCCCAAGTCGCCGTCGAGCGACATCATCGAAAGCGTCTCTGTGACGAGCGTCCGGCGGACCCCCTGCCGTGCAAGATCGTCGAGCACGGCCGTCTGCGCGGGAGTGGGAAGTTCGAAGACGCGGACCGAGAGGTCGGCCGCCATCAGCGTCCGGGCCTCCGCGCCAAGCATCGAGCGGAAGGCGCGGGCGAAGCCGCGAACACCGGCGATCGCCCCCACTCCGACTGCGATAGCCAGAGCGACCATGAGGAACTTGGAGTGCGAAGCATGCCAGTCGCGCGCGGCGATCTTGCGGGCGGTGCGGATCGAAAGGGGCATGGGAAAGCCGGCCGGGATCGGCGCGCGACTGCCTGGAGCGACGGGCCGTCACTTCCTAGTTTGTCAGAACCACTCGTGCTTGTTGACGACGTTCTTGAGCGGGTCTCCGGCGGCGAACCGGCGGATGTTTTCCAGTAGTACGGCGAGATGGCGTTCAGGGATGCGCGGCGAGTAGCCGGCGATATGCGGCGTCAGGATCACGTTGGGCATGTCCCAGAGCGGGTGGGCTTCCGGGAGAGGCTCGGCCTCGAAGACATCGAGAGCGGCTCCGGCGATAGTCTTCTCGCGCAGGGCCTCAACGAGATCGTCGAGCACTACGATTGCGCCTCGTCCGATATTGATGAGGTACGACGACGGCTGCATCTTGGCGAACAGCGGAGTCCTAAACATGCGTTCGGTACGCGGGGTGTGAGGGGCGGCGACCACGACGAACGTGGAATGGGCAAGAAGTTCGGGAAGGCGCTCCATCGGCCAGGCGTCCGGATTCATTGGATCGACGGCGGCCACGCGCATGCCGAACGCCTCCGCGCGACGGCGGATCTCGGATCCGATGGCGCCGAGTCCGACAATGCCCATGGTTTGATCAGCGACGTGCAGGTGGGCGCGGTCGAGCGCGGTCACGGTCGCCGGGCCGGTGAGGAAAGAAGCAGGCGCGCCACCCTCCGGCTCCCACCGGTGTTCGGACTGCCTGCGGATGTAGAGATGGAGATTCCGGGCGAAACACAGCACATACGCCATCACGTGATCGGCGATAACGTCTGAGTAGAGGCCGCGCATGTTCGTCAGTTCGCACGGATGATCGGCGAGCGCCGGGAAGATGTAGTGTTCCAGGCTGGCCGTGGGCGACTGGACCCAGCGCAGACGGTCGGCGCGTGCAAGCAGTTCCGGCGTCATCTTGCCGAAGAAGGCGTCGGCCTCGGGAATGGCGGCAAGCGCGGCTTCCGCGGACTCCGCGTTGACAATGGTGGCCGAGCTGCCGGCGGCTTCGCGAACGAGCTGCAGGCGTCGCTCGTCGACGGGTGGATGGATGAGCAGGTTCAAGATTCGGGTTCCGGATCGAGGACGTCAACGAACTCGCCGAGCACACGAAGTTCGGAGTCTTCGTCGAGGTCCCAGGGGGAGAAATCGGGATTGAGCGGTTCCAGGCGAATGCGCGCGTGACGCCATTCACCAGTGGCGTCATTGGTTTGTTTGAAGCTCCTGTAGCGCTTCACGGTGTAACGATGCTCGAAGCTGTCGCGGTTCTCAACCAGCAGTAGACGGTTCTCTCGGGATCCGGCTACCGTACTCCGAAAAGCGCAGATGGCGCCGTCGGAGATGAGCGGCTCCATGGAGCGCCCAACCACGCGGGCGGCGAACATGTCGCGGGTAAGCCGAATCGACTCCGGCGCCTCCACCCAAGCCGCGTCACTCGCGGACGGATCGCCCTGATCCTGACTCCAACCGCCGGCCGCCGCCTGAGCGGCATAGAGCGGCAAGTGAGTCCGAAAAGGGATAACCTCGGCCGGGATCTCCCGCCGGTAGAGGCGAGTGAGGGTGGAATCGAAGTTGGCCATCAGCACCGGCCGGCGATCGGAAATGCGAATCGTGTTCGAAAGCGTATCTTCCAGCCGCGCGAGGAAAACCGGGGCTGGAAGCTCGGACGCTTCGCGATCGAGCGACTCGGCCAGCAACTCGAAAACCTCACGGTCCTCTTCCCCGGGAACGATGGATTCCCAGTCCCGCCGCAGCCGGATGCCCACCCTCGAAGTACCAGGATCGCCGCCGAGGCCGGGGTCGAATAAGAGAACGCCGATCGGCACGCAGCCGGACCGCCGGCCCGGGATGTCCGCCTGGAGAATCAGGTATTCGGCCGCCTGCGTCTCGATCATATAACTGGCTTTTCGACCCTCGCGCTACGGATTATATGGGAAGTAGCCCTTTCGCGCCCGCACCTTGACGTTGGCGAGGTTCACGCGGACTTCGATATTGCGGAAGACTTTGCCGGAATCGTTCGTATCCGGAATGTAGCGGAGAATATACTGCGTCGTGATCTCGCCCGACACCTGCTTGATCGAATTGAAGATGCCCTTCGCAATCTCGGAGGCGTAGCCGCCCGTACCCACCTTGAGCGCATAGTTGCCTTCGTCGGAGGGGGTGGACAGGTAGCCCGAGACTTCCTTGTAGAGGTTGTTGAGCGGAGTCTCCACACGGCCGCCGGTCTCGGCCGTCAGCCGGACGAGGTTGGTTTCGCCCTGGGAGGCGAATCCAAAGGCCGCCGTGGAGATGCCGTAGACCGTGACCAGGTTGCGCTGGGCGAGTTCGAGAACCTCGTCGCGGCTCTTCTTGCTGGCGGTGTCGTGGCCGTCGCCGATAATCACGATGATGCGGCGCGGTTCAATCGGCTCGCCTTTCACAAGATCGCGGGACGTGCAAGCCATGTAGATGGCGTCGTAGAGGGCGGCCCCACCTCCGGGTTTGAGCTTGCGGATCTTCTGCATCATCTTCTCCGGGTCGTGGTGGGTGTTGACCTGGAGTTCGGCGTCGGTGCCGTACGAGATGAGATAGCCGCTGTACTTGGGATCGCCGGGGAGGAGGGTATCGATCAGATCGATGGTGGCCTCCTGGAAGGTCTTCCAGTGGAGACGGTTGGCGTTGCTGACGTCGATGAGGAAGCCGATGACGACTGGCTGGGCGCGATCCCGGCTGAAGAAGATGATGTTCTGTTTGCGCCCCTCTTCGTAGATTTCGAAGTCGGCCTGCTCGAGGTTGGAGACAAAACGGTCCTGCTCGTCGGTGACGGTGACGGGCACGATGACTTCGTTCACCGACACGCGAATGTCGGTGACGGGTTGCTGCGCGGAGTCCTGTTTGGCAGCCGCGCCGGAAGGCCCGACCTGGGCCGCGGCGAGCGGAGACACTAGGACGGGAAGAAACAGCCTACGTTCCATGTCCACCTCTAAGCGTGATTATACAGGCTACCGGCGATCGGCCGCCGGCAGCCGCTCCGGGGAGACGCCTATCGCTGAACGCGTCCGGAGCCTCCCCCCTTGATCAACCCTTCCACTTCTTCGCGGGTGAACCGGTTGAAATCGCCAGGGATGGAGTGCTTGAGGCACGAGGCGGCCACCGCGAACTCCAGCGCGGCCTGCGGACCGTCGAGATTCATGAGCCCGAAAATGAGCCCGGCTGCGAAGCAGTCGCCGCCGCCGACCCGGTCCACGATATGGGTGATGTCATAGTGGCGCGAGAGCAGGAACTCCTTGCCGTTGTGAAAGCAGGCCGACCAGCCGTTGTGCGACGCCGAATGGGATTCGCGCAGCGTGATCGCGATCCCCTTGAGATGCGGGTATGCGGCGAGAACCTTCTCGGCCAGCGCGCGGTACTGTTCGCGGTCGAGCTTGCCCGAGTGGACGTCGGCGGCCGACTGAATGCCCAGCGCGGCCTGGCAATCCTCCTCGTTGGCGATCACGTAGTCGGTGTGGGCCACCAGCGAAGGCATGACCTCCTTGGCGGCCTTGCCGTACTTCCAGAGATTCTTGCGGAAGTTGAGATCGAGCGAGACAGTGCAGCCTCGCGAGCGGGCGGCGGAGACAGCCTCGACGGCGAGGTCCGCGGCGGATTGGCTCAGCGCCGGCGTGATGCCGGTAGTGTGGAACCAGGACCCTCCGTCGAGAGCGGACGCCCAGTCGATGTCACCCGGCTTGGCGAGTGCAATGGCGGAGTGCTCGCGGTCGTACACCACCTTCGAAGGACGTTGGTTCGCGCCCGGCTCGACGAAGTAGATGCCGAGCCGTCCCTTGGCCCGGACGATCCGGGAAGCGTCGACTCCGAAACGCCGAAGCTCGCCGGCGAACGCATCGACGATAGGGTTGTTCGGAGGGAGGACGGTGATGAACCGCGACGATCCACCGAAACCCGAGATGGCGACGGCGACGTTGGCTTCCCCGCCCCCAAACGTGGCGAGGAATTGCGGCGACTGGAGGAAGCGCTCGAAGCCCGGAGGGGCGAGGCGAAGCATGATTTCACCGAAAGTGACGACAGTATTCGACATGGGGATCCTTTGTAGTTTACAGGGCTTGGGTGGTTTCTTGGAAGCGCCAAGGCCGCTCCGGCGGCTCCAAACGGGCAGCACTAGCCGTGTGTCCAAAGCCGGAGCGGGTCCGCTTGTGCGAGTTCCTCAAAACACCTAGGGTCGGACGCCGGCGATCACTTCGAGGGCGAACGTGGAGTCAAGCGAAGGGAGCCCTTCGAACTCCATGAGCGTGCTTGCGGGAGGATTCGCCTTGTCGTAGAACTCGAAACGGTGGGCCCGTACTTTGGCGGTCACCGCCGTCGAGAGCGAATAGATGCCGGACCAGAACACGTTCTTCATCGAACTGCCGGCCTGCTCGAGCTGGCTGTTGAGACGTTCGAACGCGAGACGGACATCGGAATCCTGCGCCCGGAAGGCGAGTTGGCTGCCGGAGAGTACCACGTTGCCGGGGCCGGCCACCGCGGCTTGCGAGAAGTTCGGCGACGCGGTCAGGCCCGGCGGATTAACAACCTTCCACGCCACGCCGGGATTGGCCGACAGACGGGCGATCGCTTCGCATTCCACAACCTTCTGCGCTGGGGAACGCTGGGTCTGGGCGAAGGCGAGCGCGGCCTTTGGGAATTCCTTGGCGACGATCGCGTGGATCTGCGAATGATCCTCCAGGCTGCTCATGAAGCAGGTGACGCGTAGCGTCTCGTCGGAGCTTGCGCCGACGCCGGTGAGCGCGGTGCGAAGGTCGGCCATGGAGCGAGCGGCAAGCGGCATCACCCGCAGGTTTGGATTCTCGAGGTCGAACGGGGCCGTAGCGCCTTTGCCGGAGATAAACGCGAGTCCGTTCGGATTGACTGGTTTGCGCTCGATGGCGGTGGATTCAAGCACCACCTGCGCGCCGGTGACGGGAAGGCCACCCACCTGGACGACGCTGACCACCGGGATGGGCTGGCGCTTGCCGCTGAACATCTCGGCGACGATCGACTGCACGCGGCGCAGGTCACCGGTGCCCGCCACGAGGGCGCGGATCTTGACGATCTGCGCACGGCGATTGAGCTTCCACAGCGCCTTGATGGAATCCTTCACCTGCTGGGAAAGTAGTCCCTTCGTGGTGTAAGGGGCGGTGTGGAACACCATTCGGCTGACGTCCGCCTGGATGGCGGCGGGCGGATCGGGAACGGTTTCGAGCGTCTGGGTCTCCTGTTCCTCGTCCTTCTTTTTCTTCTTCGCGCCGTACAGGCTGCCGGCGGCCAAGGAGGCGATCAGAGACAGGCTGACGAAAAGTTTCGGGAAGCTCCTCATTGGTTCGTTTTCGATTGTATCAGCCATGGGTTTGACACATCATCGAACCGGGCAATAGACTGGCTGCTTTCCCGAAAGCCATCGATGAAAACGTTTCTGCACCGGTGGGGCCTGTGCCTGATGATGATGGCGGCCACGACGCTGATCTACCTGGACCGTCAGGCATTGAGCCTGCTCGCTCCGGTGATCCAGGAAGAACTCGGGATCGACAACCGGGGCCTTGGGTGGGTATTTTCGGCTTTCTACTACGCCTATACCGGCGCGCAGTTCGCCGTCGGGCTCCTGCTCGACCGCCTGTCCCTGCGTTGGATGTACGGCGGGGCGGTTCTTGCGTGGGCGGCGGCGTCCACCTTGACCGGCGCGGCGCGAAGCTTCGGGATGCTCGTCGCCTTCCGGATCGTGCTGGCGATCGTGGAGTCGGGGAACTGGCCGGGGGCGATGCGGATCGTCGCGCGGGCGCTTCCGCCGCAGGACCGTGCGCTAGGCAATGGGATCTTCACCAGCGGAACGAGCGTCGGCGCATTGATCGCGCCGGCGATGGTGATCGGCGTCTCGAGCGCCGTGGGGTGGCGGTGGTCCTTCGTGGCGCTCGGACTGGCTGGCGCCGTGTGGTTCGCCGCGTGGGTGTGGTTTACGCGAGGTCCGGCGCTTGGTTCCGTGTGGCGGACGCAGCCGGGCGAGTCACGGGGCGCCGGAGGTATCGCCGCGTACGCGGCCCTGGTGCGGCTGCCGCAGTTCTGGCGGGTTTTCGCGATCACCATTCTGGTGAACCCGATTCTGTATTTCTTCCTGAATTGGCTGCCCGTCTACTACAAGCAGCAGCACGGAATCGGACAGGGCGCGCGGCTGGCCAAGATCCTGACCGCGACTTTTCTGGGCCTCGATCTCGGCTACCTGGCCTGCGGAGCCACCATACTGCTGTTGACGCGGCGGGGGTGGACGCTAAGGACGGCTCGGCGGGCAGTGCTGCTGACGGCGTCGGTGCTGCTGGCCGGGATCGCGGCGGCGCCGGCGGCCGGATCGCTCAATGCGACGGTGGCGATCATCGTAGCAGCGGTGTTCGCGACCGGCGTGTGGATCTCCATGTATCTGACGTTGGCGCAAGAGGTGAGTCCGGCGTCGGTTTCAACGGCGGCGGGGCTGCTGGGCGGCAGCGGCGCGTTCGCCGGGGCGCTGTTGATGGGGGCAGTGGGCGTGGTCACACAGGCGACGGGAAGCTTTGCCCTGCCCTTCTACGCGGTGGCGGCGATGGGCGTGCTCGCGGGCGCGGCGGGTTGGATGGCGAGCCGGGTGGATCCGGCCTAGGCTCCGGGGCGCGGGAGCCTAGGGGAATTCGGGCTAGAATCAGGATTTCGCTGGAGGCTTGTTTGGCACAGAAATTCGAGTATTTCGAGGACTACGTTCCCGGAACGGTCCACGAGTTCGGCGGGATGGAGGTGAGCGCGGAGGAGATCATCGAGTTCGCCCGCAAGTACGATCCGCAGGAGATGCACCTGGATCCCGAGAAGGCGGCGCAGGGCCGTACCGGAGGCCTGATCGCAAGCGGATGGCACACGGCGGCGATGGCGATGCGGATGATGACGGACCATTATCTGTCGCGAGTGGCGAGCCTGGCATCGCCCGGCGTGGACGAACTGCGGTGGCCGAACCCCGTTCGGCCGGGCGATACGCTGCGGATCCGGGCGACCGTGATCGAGGCGCGGATCTCGCGCTCCAAACCCGACCGGGGAATCGTGCGCTCGCGGGTAGAGATGTTCAACCAGCGGGGACAGGCCGTGCTGTCGATGCTGCCAGTGGTGATGGTGGGCCTGCGGAGCCGACCGAATAGTGATCGCTATTGAAGTGAACGGCGTCGAACCGCGCTTCCCGGGGGAGAGGTCAAGTTGCTACAATCACCAGAGGAAGGCCACCCTAGCTCAGTTGGTAGAGCGGCTGATTCGTAATCAGCAGGTCGCCGGTTCGATCCCGGCGGGTGGCTCCAGTTTTTTCAACCACTTATATCGCCTTCGCTTCCGCGAAGACCCGCCGCCCATGCTTCCGCAACGATCTTTCTTACGTCCGGCTTCGGCGGAATCGGAAGCCTCGTGGCTTCCCGGACAACACGCTCCAGCCAATCGACGGACGCCAAGAAGAAGGTCTGCTCTGCTTTCCGCCGACTGTTCTCATAAACGGCATCGGTGTTGTCGGTGGGTTCGGCCATCGCTCCCTTTGCGATTCCCTAAATGGAGTAGCCGCCCCTGAGTAGCGTGCCCAGCCTTCAGCCCGGTTCATGACGCCGGACCTGGGCGCCTTGGCTCAGTTTAGCAGGCTCCACCGACTCCGTTGAACTGTCGGACGTTGTGAACTAAGATACCGCTATGCTCTACCGCAAGATGACGCCCGTGTACCGGAAGACCTCCCCAACTCAGGGCCCATTCTTAATCTTGGTCCTGCTGGTGGTCATCGCGTATCTAGTTTACCGGTTCTTTCTATGAAGCCGCCGTGGTACGAGAGCGCCGGGCTAAAGGAATGGCTGCTCCTAGTGATCGTGGTTCTGCTGGTGGCCGTCGGTATCAAAGATGGTCGGATCAGCAAGGCGTCCTTGTCGAACGACAAGGATTTCTTTGACGCGATTTCCAAGTTCGTATCTGTCGTCGCGATCATTATTGGAGGTTCTCTTTCCTACTTCAGGTTTTTTCGAGGCAGGACCTTCCGCGAGAAAATGGTGATCATTCCGTCTGCGGGTAGAGTCGCTGTTTCGAACGGCAATCTGCATTGGCTTGAGGTGGAGTTGAAGAATACCGGTTCTGTCGCGGTTTGGAACTACCGCCTCCGCGTTCTCGCCCAGCTTCACGGGGAGAGCGAACCGATTCAGGAGGTTCACGAGTTCGTCAAGTGGCCCTGCGATGCTGAGAAGCGTGAGCACTTGATCGATGTCGGTGAGAGTTCATACGAACACGCGCTCCTCTTCGTACCCAAAGACGTTTCGGCGGTGAGCTTTCGGATTATGGTCGGGATTGAAAACGGCACCGTTTG encodes the following:
- a CDS encoding sugar kinase; its protein translation is MSNTVVTFGEIMLRLAPPGFERFLQSPQFLATFGGGEANVAVAISGFGGSSRFITVLPPNNPIVDAFAGELRRFGVDASRIVRAKGRLGIYFVEPGANQRPSKVVYDREHSAIALAKPGDIDWASALDGGSWFHTTGITPALSQSAADLAVEAVSAARSRGCTVSLDLNFRKNLWKYGKAAKEVMPSLVAHTDYVIANEEDCQAALGIQSAADVHSGKLDREQYRALAEKVLAAYPHLKGIAITLRESHSASHNGWSACFHNGKEFLLSRHYDITHIVDRVGGGDCFAAGLIFGLMNLDGPQAALEFAVAASCLKHSIPGDFNRFTREEVEGLIKGGGSGRVQR
- a CDS encoding MaoC family dehydratase, translated to MAQKFEYFEDYVPGTVHEFGGMEVSAEEIIEFARKYDPQEMHLDPEKAAQGRTGGLIASGWHTAAMAMRMMTDHYLSRVASLASPGVDELRWPNPVRPGDTLRIRATVIEARISRSKPDRGIVRSRVEMFNQRGQAVLSMLPVVMVGLRSRPNSDRY
- a CDS encoding VWA domain-containing protein; this encodes MERRLFLPVLVSPLAAAQVGPSGAAAKQDSAQQPVTDIRVSVNEVIVPVTVTDEQDRFVSNLEQADFEIYEEGRKQNIIFFSRDRAQPVVIGFLIDVSNANRLHWKTFQEATIDLIDTLLPGDPKYSGYLISYGTDAELQVNTHHDPEKMMQKIRKLKPGGGAALYDAIYMACTSRDLVKGEPIEPRRIIVIIGDGHDTASKKSRDEVLELAQRNLVTVYGISTAAFGFASQGETNLVRLTAETGGRVETPLNNLYKEVSGYLSTPSDEGNYALKVGTGGYASEIAKGIFNSIKQVSGEITTQYILRYIPDTNDSGKVFRNIEVRVNLANVKVRARKGYFPYNP
- a CDS encoding D-2-hydroxyacid dehydrogenase, coding for MNLLIHPPVDERRLQLVREAAGSSATIVNAESAEAALAAIPEADAFFGKMTPELLARADRLRWVQSPTASLEHYIFPALADHPCELTNMRGLYSDVIADHVMAYVLCFARNLHLYIRRQSEHRWEPEGGAPASFLTGPATVTALDRAHLHVADQTMGIVGLGAIGSEIRRRAEAFGMRVAAVDPMNPDAWPMERLPELLAHSTFVVVAAPHTPRTERMFRTPLFAKMQPSSYLINIGRGAIVVLDDLVEALREKTIAGAALDVFEAEPLPEAHPLWDMPNVILTPHIAGYSPRIPERHLAVLLENIRRFAAGDPLKNVVNKHEWF
- a CDS encoding MFS transporter, whose translation is MKTFLHRWGLCLMMMAATTLIYLDRQALSLLAPVIQEELGIDNRGLGWVFSAFYYAYTGAQFAVGLLLDRLSLRWMYGGAVLAWAAASTLTGAARSFGMLVAFRIVLAIVESGNWPGAMRIVARALPPQDRALGNGIFTSGTSVGALIAPAMVIGVSSAVGWRWSFVALGLAGAVWFAAWVWFTRGPALGSVWRTQPGESRGAGGIAAYAALVRLPQFWRVFAITILVNPILYFFLNWLPVYYKQQHGIGQGARLAKILTATFLGLDLGYLACGATILLLTRRGWTLRTARRAVLLTASVLLAGIAAAPAAGSLNATVAIIVAAVFATGVWISMYLTLAQEVSPASVSTAAGLLGGSGAFAGALLMGAVGVVTQATGSFALPFYAVAAMGVLAGAAGWMASRVDPA
- a CDS encoding S24 family peptidase produces the protein MIETQAAEYLILQADIPGRRSGCVPIGVLLFDPGLGGDPGTSRVGIRLRRDWESIVPGEEDREVFELLAESLDREASELPAPVFLARLEDTLSNTIRISDRRPVLMANFDSTLTRLYRREIPAEVIPFRTHLPLYAAQAAAGGWSQDQGDPSASDAAWVEAPESIRLTRDMFAARVVGRSMEPLISDGAICAFRSTVAGSRENRLLLVENRDSFEHRYTVKRYRSFKQTNDATGEWRHARIRLEPLNPDFSPWDLDEDSELRVLGEFVDVLDPEPES